The following DNA comes from Adhaeribacter pallidiroseus.
GTCAGGAGATATGCTGAAAGCGTTGACTGAAATTATCTGCTTGAATCAGGAGGATCCTTTTACAGAAATCGAAAGAGAAACCATAAAGTTTTTACTTACTTGTTTAAATTATCATTCAGAATGGAAAACTTGGGAAGTAAATAGAGAATATTCATTGCAGCCTAATATTGAAGAATTAGCACTTTTAATCAGAAGAATAAAGAACCGAGATAATTTTTTACCTTATCCTGTAACTGGTAATTGGGCTGATAAACTTCTTAGATTAGAAGCTCAATTCAAAGAGCAAAATAAGTTTGGCCTTTATCATAAAATTGAAGATACAATTAAAAATAAGCTTATTCCCCAATGGCTTGAAGTTAAACAAACAGATTTCTTAAAGCCACTTGATGATTTCTTTCAAAGAAATACAGATAAAAGAATAACCTTTGATATTTTTTCTATGAATTATGACAAGGTAATTGAACAACATTTTTCTGAACAAAAAGCGAAGCCATATAGAGGATTCTATAGTGGCGAATGGAGAGGATTTAATGTGTCTGATAGTATTGATGAATTTAATATTATTAATTTATACAAATTACATGGGTCATTAGATTGGACCAGGCTTATAGATGGAACTGTTTTAGAAAAATCTGATATTGATGAATATTACGAAGATATCGAAGGAGAAAATAGAATTGAACATGATCCAGTTATAATATTTGGGCATGGCACAAAGTTTTTTCTGTAGAACCTTTTTTCAGCCTAATTCAAAATTTTAGCAATAAATTAAAAGAAAGAAATTACTTTTTTATTATTGGCTATAGTTTTTTTGATCCATATATAAATAATTTACTTATTCAAGCTGTAAAAGATGGTGGTTATAAAAACAAAAAGATCATCATAGTAAATCCATCTTTTGCATTTAATCCACCCTTAAAGGTAGATCATTTTATAGATCATGATCTGTATGGTTGCCATCTTAATGAAAATAACTCAGAAGCAAAGAAAATCCTAACTAATTACATAGAAGATATACAACGGAATGCTTTTTATTCAGAATTGCCTGAATTCAACATCAAACAAGTTCCATCCGAAGCTTTATATTATTTAAGAATGGGTACAAAAGAATTCTTTAATCGTTTTTTTAATAATTCAGGTGAGGCTTTTTTAAAGCTTATTGAAGATTTTGAAA
Coding sequences within:
- a CDS encoding SIR2 family protein encodes the protein MDIKQAIDKSLFIFGAGASYDAGCKMSGDMLKALTEIICLNQEDPFTEIERETIKFLLTCLNYHSEWKTWEVNREYSLQPNIEELALLIRRIKNRDNFLPYPVTGNWADKLLRLEAQFKEQNKFGLYHKIEDTIKNKLIPQWLEVKQTDFLKPLDDFFQRNTDKRITFDIFSMNYDKVIEQHFSEQKAKPYRGFYSGEWRGFNVSDSIDEFNIINLYKLHGSLDWTRLIDGTVLEKSDIDEYYEDIEGENRIEHDPVIIFGHGTKFFL